A window of the Desulfovibrio sp. genome harbors these coding sequences:
- a CDS encoding indolepyruvate oxidoreductase subunit beta: protein MQRARIFFTGVGGQGTLTATKLVSLTALDEGLPVTSGEIHGMAQRGGVVESTVLIGYLSPKITHGEADVLLGFELLETLRALCYLKPGGKLISNSESLPPLSVATGKASYPALDDVRAKAQAVASQALFLPCRTLAEEAGAAQSANTVLLGAACAVKALPFGMDALERSVRKYLKPALAEVNLKALELGAKAVLG from the coding sequence ATGCAGCGCGCACGTATATTCTTCACCGGGGTGGGCGGCCAGGGAACCTTGACCGCCACCAAGCTCGTGTCGCTTACCGCCTTGGACGAAGGCCTGCCGGTAACATCCGGAGAGATCCACGGCATGGCCCAGCGTGGCGGCGTGGTGGAATCCACCGTTCTCATCGGCTATTTGAGCCCCAAAATCACTCATGGCGAAGCCGACGTCCTGCTTGGCTTCGAACTCCTGGAGACCTTGCGGGCCCTGTGCTATCTGAAACCGGGCGGAAAGCTCATCAGCAATTCCGAGTCATTGCCTCCCCTTTCGGTGGCAACGGGCAAGGCAAGCTACCCCGCGCTGGACGACGTTCGCGCCAAGGCGCAGGCCGTGGCTTCCCAGGCGCTGTTTCTGCCGTGCCGGACACTGGCCGAGGAGGCTGGAGCCGCACAGAGCGCCAACACCGTGCTTCTGGGAGCCGCTTGCGCGGTAAAGGCCCTGCCGTTTGGCATGGACGCCCTGGAGCGTTCGGTGCGCAAGTACTTGAAGCCCGCGCTGGCGGAGGTGAACCTCAAAGCCCTGGAGCTCGGCGCCAAAGCAGTCCTCGGCTGA
- a CDS encoding sigma-54-dependent Fis family transcriptional regulator, whose product MNVFSSGESLSQKFLTALRALLDESVPSRPARDCLDVMLARLVETMNYHRVYLELLDVPLKNLRLSLSRGQEAFFGTPQGPGPIVIGQTLATRQSVIIENMADHPDFYGRPAGELENLAFICVPVVVPGQKYSGQSIAMGALCADVAKAPPVFLERQRDFMMAAGGVFALTAERLRDELVKPRAKAKPEPEAVAEAQIKHKVVAVSKSMRLVLRQIDQAAQNDSPVLLRGEEGTGKEYLAKALHGQSSRRKRTFHRLVCSAEPPDAIFRATFGIQKGEASSSTQSKRGALELAQGGTLYIEDVEEMTQETQQGLLRFLQDGVAHRIGSDQPIPLDVRVIASSRANLEDLVNSGDFLEDLYYALSVVTIYVPPLRDRAGDVLPLAEYFLEEFAATESREFKRISTPAIDLISQYHWPDNVRELRSCMERAFDQSEDGVIRAYHLPPTLQTAESSNTEATLSFGEAVDQFEKELLIEALKKAKGNMFQAAKDLRESYRIINYKVKKHNIDPKRFTPGKRR is encoded by the coding sequence ATGAATGTCTTCTCTTCCGGCGAGAGCCTGTCGCAAAAGTTCCTCACCGCTCTGAGAGCCTTGCTCGACGAATCCGTTCCTTCGCGGCCCGCCAGGGACTGCCTGGACGTCATGCTGGCGAGGCTCGTTGAGACGATGAACTACCACAGGGTGTATCTTGAGCTTTTGGACGTGCCGCTCAAGAATCTGCGCCTGTCGCTTTCGCGCGGGCAGGAAGCCTTCTTCGGCACCCCCCAGGGTCCCGGCCCCATTGTCATCGGCCAGACCCTGGCCACGCGCCAGTCGGTCATCATCGAGAACATGGCCGACCATCCCGACTTCTACGGCCGCCCGGCCGGAGAGCTCGAGAACCTGGCCTTCATCTGCGTCCCGGTCGTGGTGCCCGGCCAGAAGTATTCGGGCCAGAGCATCGCCATGGGCGCGCTCTGTGCCGACGTCGCCAAAGCCCCGCCGGTCTTTCTGGAGCGCCAGAGGGATTTCATGATGGCCGCCGGCGGCGTTTTCGCCCTGACGGCGGAGCGTCTGCGCGACGAATTGGTCAAGCCCCGGGCCAAAGCCAAGCCCGAACCCGAGGCCGTGGCCGAGGCCCAGATCAAGCACAAGGTTGTGGCTGTTTCCAAAAGCATGCGGCTTGTGCTCAGGCAGATCGACCAGGCCGCCCAGAACGACTCGCCCGTGCTCTTGCGCGGCGAGGAAGGCACAGGCAAGGAATACCTGGCCAAGGCCCTCCACGGCCAGAGTTCCAGGCGCAAGCGCACGTTCCATCGCCTGGTCTGCTCGGCCGAGCCGCCGGATGCCATCTTCCGGGCCACGTTCGGAATTCAAAAAGGCGAGGCCTCAAGCTCCACCCAGTCCAAGCGCGGGGCGCTGGAACTGGCCCAGGGCGGCACCCTTTATATCGAAGACGTTGAGGAAATGACCCAGGAGACCCAGCAGGGCCTCTTGCGTTTCCTTCAGGACGGGGTTGCCCACCGCATCGGCTCCGACCAGCCCATCCCCCTGGATGTGCGCGTCATCGCCTCCAGCCGGGCCAATCTGGAAGACCTGGTGAACAGCGGGGATTTCCTGGAAGACCTCTACTACGCCCTCTCGGTCGTCACCATTTACGTCCCGCCGCTGCGCGACAGGGCTGGCGACGTGCTCCCTCTGGCCGAATACTTTCTGGAGGAATTCGCCGCCACCGAGAGCAGGGAATTCAAGCGCATCTCCACGCCTGCAATAGACCTCATCAGCCAGTACCACTGGCCGGACAACGTTCGCGAGCTGCGCTCCTGCATGGAGCGGGCCTTCGACCAGTCCGAAGACGGCGTGATCAGGGCCTACCATCTGCCCCCGACCCTGCAGACCGCCGAAAGCTCCAACACCGAGGCCACCCTCTCCTTTGGCGAAGCAGTGGACCAGTTCGAGAAGGAGCTTTTGATCGAGGCCCTGAAGAAGGCCAAAGGCAACATGTTCCAGGCTGCCAAGGATCTTCGCGAGAGCTACCGCATCATCAACTACAAGGTGAAGAAGCACAACATCGACCCCAAGCGGTTCACCCCGGGCAAACGCCGCTAG
- a CDS encoding type 1 glutamine amidotransferase domain-containing protein: MNILMVVTSHDKLADTGRKTGFWLEELAAPYYVFRQAGADVVLASPKGGRPPVDPGSVVPEAMTDTARRFLDDPEAQAALSSTVKLAGVSAEGFDAVFYPGGHGPLWDLAENKDSIALIEAFYAKGKPVGAVCHGPAVLRRPRKADGSPLVSGKAVTGFTNSEEQAVGLSQVVPFSIEDELTANGAKFESAANFQPYAVADGNLVTGQNPASSEAAARLLLKLLA, translated from the coding sequence ATGAATATACTGATGGTGGTCACCTCCCACGACAAGTTGGCGGACACCGGGCGAAAGACGGGCTTCTGGCTGGAAGAGCTGGCCGCTCCGTATTACGTGTTCAGGCAGGCGGGCGCGGACGTTGTTCTGGCTTCGCCCAAGGGAGGACGGCCTCCGGTGGACCCCGGGAGCGTTGTTCCCGAAGCCATGACGGACACGGCCAGGCGCTTTCTGGACGATCCTGAGGCCCAGGCGGCGCTGTCCTCCACGGTGAAACTCGCCGGAGTTTCAGCCGAGGGTTTCGACGCGGTGTTCTATCCCGGCGGGCACGGCCCGCTTTGGGATCTGGCCGAGAACAAGGACTCCATAGCGCTCATCGAGGCCTTTTACGCCAAGGGAAAGCCCGTGGGCGCGGTGTGCCATGGCCCGGCCGTGCTTCGCCGCCCAAGGAAGGCAGACGGGTCTCCCCTGGTGTCTGGCAAGGCGGTCACGGGTTTCACCAACAGCGAGGAACAGGCCGTGGGGCTCTCTCAGGTGGTGCCTTTCAGTATTGAAGACGAGTTGACGGCCAATGGGGCCAAGTTCGAGAGCGCGGCCAACTTCCAGCCGTACGCCGTGGCGGACGGCAACCTGGTTACCGGGCAGAACCCGGCGTCCTCCGAGGCGGCCGCCAGGCTGCTGCTGAAGCTTCTCGCCTAA